The proteins below are encoded in one region of uncultured Eubacteriales bacterium:
- a CDS encoding conserved membrane hypothetical protein (Evidence 4 : Homologs of previously reported genes of unknown function) yields the protein MNFSQSFRLAVKSLLTSKMRALLTMLGIIIGVAAVIVITSLGNGMQQMMNSEFDKLGANLIQAQVWGRGSDSRNITPEDMYALQAKYPQYISGVTPYVQGSVKVRVKDTEFKRTSLYGVSEVFYDPQSNLTMNGEALSEGRFLQYTDVLRSQSVCVIGAYLAQTGFQGSALGKTLTVGGVPYTVVGVLEKKADLTEGSGDDALYLPYGGMLRLTGQAEAGFYLFTTVGKETSTVAKGLIEARLYQTYQSSDYYYVMSSAEMMDAMNTMMNTMMVVLVAIAAISLLVGGIGIMNIMLVSVTERTREIGIRKSLGGKRRDIRSQFIIEAGTTSAIGGLLGILVGVGLAQAAGLLIGAIMVSQMGGGTFNAVPTAGSVLIAFGVSVAIGIVFGYLPANKAAKLNPIDALRYD from the coding sequence ATGAATTTCAGCCAATCCTTCCGCCTCGCCGTCAAGAGCCTGCTCACCAGCAAGATGCGGGCCCTCCTCACCATGCTGGGCATCATCATCGGCGTGGCCGCCGTCATTGTTATCACCAGCCTCGGCAACGGTATGCAGCAGATGATGAACAGCGAGTTTGACAAGCTGGGGGCAAACCTCATCCAGGCACAGGTATGGGGCCGGGGCAGCGACTCACGCAACATTACACCGGAGGATATGTACGCACTCCAGGCAAAGTACCCCCAGTACATTAGCGGAGTGACGCCCTACGTGCAGGGGAGCGTCAAGGTGCGCGTCAAGGACACCGAATTTAAACGCACCAGCCTCTACGGTGTGAGCGAGGTGTTTTACGACCCGCAGAGCAATCTCACCATGAACGGTGAGGCGCTGAGCGAGGGGCGCTTTCTCCAGTATACCGACGTGCTGCGCAGCCAGAGCGTCTGCGTCATCGGGGCCTATCTGGCCCAAACCGGATTTCAGGGCAGCGCGCTGGGCAAGACGCTGACAGTGGGCGGCGTGCCGTACACCGTGGTGGGTGTGCTGGAGAAGAAGGCCGACCTGACGGAGGGCAGCGGGGACGACGCCCTCTACCTTCCCTACGGGGGTATGCTGAGGTTGACAGGCCAGGCCGAGGCCGGGTTTTATCTCTTCACCACAGTCGGGAAAGAGACCTCCACCGTGGCCAAGGGCCTGATTGAGGCCCGCCTATATCAGACCTATCAATCCTCGGACTACTATTACGTTATGAGCTCGGCCGAGATGATGGACGCCATGAACACTATGATGAACACCATGATGGTGGTGTTGGTGGCCATCGCCGCGATCAGCCTGCTGGTGGGCGGAATCGGAATCATGAACATCATGCTGGTCTCGGTCACCGAGCGCACCCGCGAGATCGGCATCCGCAAGTCCCTGGGCGGTAAACGCAGGGATATCCGCAGCCAGTTCATCATTGAGGCGGGAACTACCTCTGCCATCGGAGGGCTGCTGGGCATCCTGGTGGGAGTCGGGCTGGCCCAGGCCGCGGGGTTGCTCATCGGCGCGATCATGGTAAGCCAGATGGGGGGCGGTACGTTCAATGCCGTTCCCACCGCCGGGTCGGTGCTGATTGCCTTTGGGGTGTCTGTGGCTATCGGTATTGTATTCGGCTACCTGCCCGCCAACAAGGCCGCCAAGCTCAACCCCATCGACGCCCTGCGTTATGATTAA
- a CDS encoding conserved hypothetical protein (Evidence 4 : Homologs of previously reported genes of unknown function), which translates to MEHLIELRDVYKIYQMGSEAVHALDGVDITVDEGEFVAIVGQSGSGKSTAMNIIGCLDVPTSGTYHLGGIDVSTMDDDQQAEIRNRMLGFVFQQYNLIPKLSVLENVELPLLYAGLSTSERREAAMAALERVGMTDKYRNLPSQLSGGQQQRASIARALAGSPSVILADEPTGALDSRTGREVLTFLQKLNAEGDTVVLITHDNSIAVKAKRIVRLQDGKVTYDGDSHDPRAVVQASDEEEGAAI; encoded by the coding sequence GTGGAGCACCTCATTGAACTGCGCGATGTATATAAGATTTATCAGATGGGCTCCGAGGCTGTCCACGCCCTGGATGGGGTGGATATCACCGTCGACGAGGGCGAGTTTGTCGCTATTGTGGGCCAGTCCGGTTCGGGAAAAAGTACGGCCATGAATATCATCGGCTGCCTGGACGTACCCACCAGCGGCACCTATCACCTGGGCGGCATCGACGTGTCCACCATGGATGACGACCAACAGGCCGAGATACGAAACCGGATGCTGGGTTTCGTCTTCCAACAGTATAATCTGATCCCCAAGCTCAGCGTGCTGGAGAACGTGGAGCTGCCCCTCCTCTATGCGGGCCTCTCCACATCTGAACGGCGGGAGGCCGCCATGGCGGCCCTGGAGCGGGTAGGCATGACTGACAAGTACCGCAACCTCCCCTCCCAGCTCTCGGGCGGACAGCAGCAGCGGGCCAGCATTGCCCGCGCCCTGGCGGGTAGCCCCTCGGTCATCCTGGCCGACGAGCCCACCGGCGCGCTGGACTCCCGCACTGGGCGGGAGGTCCTCACCTTTCTTCAAAAGCTCAACGCGGAGGGAGATACGGTGGTTCTCATCACCCATGATAACTCCATCGCGGTCAAAGCAAAGCGGATTGTCCGCCTGCAGGACGGCAAGGTCACCTACGATGGAGACTCCCACGATCCCCGCGCCGTGGTGCAGGCCAGTGACGAGGAGGAGGGAGCCGCCATATGA
- a CDS encoding Efflux transporter, RND family, MFP subunit: MEQTDVKQEQTVSPAQPAQKKPKAIMPKKKRKWPKRVISLAVVAGLVVAFVLWRGSSPSQAVNLGYIPVTAAMGDLTVAVTGTGTVQPIDSYKVTALVKGEVLEAPFEEGDTVEKDDLLFRIDAKDVETSIQQSQLSVEQAQLSYNETVKSKSDTLKNVDIKANATGVVQEVYYKVGDMISAGSPIADILDRDNLILTVPFHAADAAGFYAGQTAQVFVDGTYETLSGTVDSVAVSDQTGAGGTLVREVKIKVVNPGALGSTSTGTASIGTADCAGGGAFAYAAQKTITATAGGELASLSIKEGDRVTDRQVVGAFKATDMDAQIENSRIGLQNAQLALQSAQNQLENYTITSPISGTVIEKNYKAGDNIDATSSTAGYMAIIYDMSTLTFEMNIDELDVGKVKVGQEVEITAAALEGQSFTGRVDKVSVNGTTAGGATSYPVTVVIDDPQNLLPGMNVSAKIVVERAKNVLIVPVEAVTRGADGGEVTVALSGALSEDGTLVVDPTRLETRAVKLGRGNSDYIEITEGLELGEKVVYQNQVSSFMDQMMGG, encoded by the coding sequence ATGGAACAAACAGACGTCAAGCAGGAACAGACCGTTTCCCCGGCCCAGCCCGCGCAGAAAAAGCCAAAGGCTATTATGCCTAAGAAGAAGAGAAAGTGGCCCAAGCGCGTCATCTCCCTGGCTGTTGTGGCGGGGCTGGTTGTCGCTTTCGTCCTGTGGCGAGGGTCCTCCCCCAGCCAGGCCGTCAATCTGGGGTATATCCCGGTCACGGCCGCGATGGGGGACCTGACCGTAGCCGTCACCGGTACCGGGACTGTCCAGCCCATCGACTCCTATAAGGTCACCGCCCTGGTGAAGGGCGAGGTGCTGGAGGCCCCTTTTGAGGAGGGGGACACCGTAGAGAAGGACGACCTGCTCTTTCGCATTGACGCAAAGGATGTAGAGACCAGCATCCAGCAGTCTCAGTTGTCGGTAGAGCAGGCGCAGCTGAGCTATAACGAGACCGTGAAGAGCAAGAGCGACACACTGAAAAATGTGGACATTAAGGCCAACGCCACCGGCGTGGTGCAGGAGGTCTACTATAAGGTGGGGGATATGATCTCCGCCGGCAGCCCCATCGCCGATATCCTGGACCGGGATAACCTCATCCTCACCGTGCCCTTCCACGCCGCGGACGCGGCGGGCTTTTACGCAGGCCAGACCGCCCAGGTTTTTGTGGACGGCACTTACGAGACCCTCAGCGGTACGGTGGACTCCGTCGCCGTCTCCGACCAGACCGGCGCCGGCGGCACGTTGGTGCGCGAGGTCAAAATCAAGGTTGTCAATCCCGGAGCGCTGGGCAGTACCAGCACCGGTACCGCCAGCATCGGCACGGCCGACTGTGCCGGCGGCGGCGCCTTTGCCTATGCCGCGCAGAAGACCATCACCGCCACCGCCGGCGGGGAGCTGGCTTCCCTCTCCATCAAGGAGGGGGACCGTGTCACTGACCGGCAGGTTGTGGGTGCGTTCAAGGCCACCGACATGGACGCCCAGATAGAGAACTCACGCATCGGGCTCCAAAACGCCCAGCTGGCGCTTCAGAGCGCACAGAACCAGCTGGAGAATTACACCATCACCTCTCCAATCAGCGGCACCGTCATTGAGAAGAACTACAAGGCGGGGGACAATATTGACGCCACCTCCTCCACCGCCGGATATATGGCCATCATCTACGACATGTCCACCCTCACCTTTGAGATGAACATCGACGAGCTGGACGTGGGTAAAGTCAAGGTGGGCCAGGAGGTTGAGATCACCGCCGCCGCTCTGGAGGGGCAGTCTTTTACCGGTCGGGTGGATAAGGTCAGCGTCAACGGAACCACCGCCGGTGGGGCTACCTCCTACCCCGTCACCGTGGTCATCGACGATCCTCAAAACCTTCTGCCAGGCATGAACGTCTCTGCCAAGATCGTGGTGGAGCGGGCCAAAAATGTCCTCATTGTCCCGGTGGAGGCCGTCACCCGCGGAGCGGACGGCGGCGAGGTGACTGTGGCGCTCTCCGGAGCGCTCAGCGAGGACGGGACTCTGGTTGTCGACCCCACCAGACTGGAGACCCGTGCGGTCAAGCTGGGCAGGGGGAACAGTGACTACATTGAGATTACCGAGGGGCTCGAGCTCGGCGAGAAGGTCGTCTACCAAAACCAGGTTTCCAGCTTTATGGACCAGATGATGGGGGGCTAA
- a CDS encoding Transcriptional regulator, TetR family: MPTTTFFNLPHEKREKLLRCARAEFARAPFADASVNRIIRAAGIPRGSFYQYFRDKGDLFRYLLGQLGEKLVAIMENLLDRREGDLFAALLDLFDRVQAECRNPATRPIYEDMIEIAGRNPDLGKTLFTPDGAQGRELQRLCTRVDGKLLDLRSDRDLEDILRILAGVTGPAIINSVLTDDPAEVRRTYINSLDLLSRGMAHRK, encoded by the coding sequence ATGCCCACCACCACCTTCTTCAACCTCCCACACGAAAAGAGGGAAAAGCTCCTGCGCTGTGCCCGGGCGGAGTTCGCACGGGCCCCCTTCGCGGACGCTTCGGTCAACCGCATCATCCGAGCCGCCGGGATCCCCCGGGGCAGCTTTTACCAGTACTTCCGGGACAAGGGGGATCTGTTCCGCTACCTTCTGGGCCAACTGGGGGAGAAACTGGTCGCCATCATGGAGAATCTGTTGGACCGGCGGGAGGGCGACCTCTTTGCCGCCCTATTGGACCTCTTTGACCGTGTCCAGGCCGAGTGCAGAAACCCTGCCACCCGGCCGATCTATGAGGATATGATCGAGATCGCCGGGAGGAACCCGGACCTGGGGAAGACCCTCTTCACCCCGGACGGGGCGCAGGGCCGTGAGCTCCAGCGTCTATGCACGCGGGTGGACGGAAAATTGCTGGACCTGCGGAGTGACCGTGACCTTGAGGATATTTTGCGCATCCTGGCGGGGGTCACAGGTCCCGCTATTATCAACAGCGTCTTGACCGACGACCCAGCCGAGGTGCGGAGGACCTACATCAACAGCTTAGACCTTCTCTCCCGCGGCATGGCCCACAGAAAATAG
- a CDS encoding Peptidase, M23 family, which yields MKKPWTDRFGDFMAGKGFYIVLFLCVAAIGVSGYYLFSSLAGDGNTATVSGTAQVTVTPSVTPSASTSPSATPVKPSVNPIKPSPSPSPSANPSVAPSVSPNSSSNTKATSTAATVFTWPVKGAILDAYSPDKQRYDVTMGDWRTHAGIDIAADVGTQVKAAAKGTVLSVETDDLLGTVLTIDHGGDFVSVYANLSELPTVSAGDSVSVGDIIGAVGSTAKGESSQAAHLHLAFLKSGSPADPLQYLPDQQ from the coding sequence ATGAAAAAACCGTGGACTGACCGCTTCGGTGACTTTATGGCGGGGAAGGGCTTTTACATCGTCCTGTTCCTCTGCGTCGCCGCGATAGGAGTTTCGGGCTACTACCTCTTCTCTTCCCTGGCCGGGGACGGGAACACCGCCACCGTATCAGGCACCGCCCAGGTGACGGTGACCCCCTCCGTCACCCCCTCGGCCTCAACTTCCCCCAGCGCCACACCGGTGAAACCCTCCGTGAACCCCATCAAGCCCTCTCCTAGCCCGTCCCCCAGCGCGAACCCCTCCGTGGCACCCTCTGTAAGCCCCAATTCCTCCAGCAACACGAAAGCCACCTCTACCGCCGCTACCGTCTTTACCTGGCCGGTAAAGGGAGCGATTTTAGATGCCTACTCCCCTGACAAGCAGCGCTATGACGTAACCATGGGCGACTGGCGGACCCACGCGGGCATCGACATTGCCGCAGATGTTGGCACTCAGGTGAAGGCCGCCGCCAAGGGCACCGTTCTCTCTGTGGAGACCGACGATCTTCTCGGCACCGTCCTCACCATCGACCACGGCGGTGACTTCGTCAGCGTGTACGCAAACCTCAGCGAGCTGCCCACTGTCAGCGCGGGAGACAGCGTAAGCGTGGGCGATATCATCGGTGCGGTGGGCTCTACCGCTAAGGGGGAGAGCAGCCAGGCCGCCCACCTGCACCTGGCGTTCCTGAAGAGCGGCAGCCCCGCCGACCCTCTTCAATACCTGCCCGATCAGCAGTAA
- the spoVT gene encoding Stage V sporulation protein T produces MKATGIVRRIDDLGRVVIPKEIRRTMRIREGDPLEIYTDKEGGVIFKKYSLMGGLSDFAGQMCETMNRTTGQIAVITDRDACIAVAGAARRELADKRVSSELEQIMDNRQIYQFRTGESPLPVCEEGEKFFIATAAPILSEGDVLGCVLFAGTGSDMAPGEADYKLVQTIAGFLGRHMEA; encoded by the coding sequence ATGAAAGCAACCGGCATCGTGCGCCGCATCGACGATCTGGGGCGCGTCGTCATTCCAAAGGAGATCCGCAGGACCATGCGTATCCGCGAGGGCGACCCGCTGGAGATTTATACAGACAAAGAGGGCGGCGTCATTTTTAAAAAGTACTCCCTGATGGGCGGACTGAGCGACTTCGCGGGCCAGATGTGCGAGACCATGAACCGAACCACCGGGCAGATCGCCGTCATCACTGACCGGGACGCCTGTATCGCCGTGGCGGGAGCCGCGCGGCGGGAGCTGGCGGACAAGAGGGTCTCCTCCGAGCTGGAGCAGATCATGGATAACCGCCAGATCTACCAGTTCCGTACCGGAGAGAGCCCTCTGCCTGTCTGTGAGGAGGGGGAGAAGTTCTTCATCGCCACCGCTGCCCCCATCCTCTCGGAGGGAGATGTACTGGGCTGCGTGCTCTTCGCGGGCACCGGCAGCGACATGGCCCCCGGTGAGGCCGACTACAAGCTGGTCCAGACCATCGCGGGTTTCCTCGGGAGACACATGGAGGCATAA
- a CDS encoding conserved membrane hypothetical protein (Evidence 4 : Homologs of previously reported genes of unknown function): protein MRQTTFHKAGKLMRLCFAPYKAQFILPVVFTVVGSILGGLNPFIIGLGITELGKNVKAMAAGVPGAGINTPYILFVVLLLGGSALLRQGITYLASYLMGGAVQGAFKDLRTHINNKMNLLPVSYFDRHQQGTVLNTVTNDVDAVSSAVLQSVLPMVYSITSIIITFTMMLYISAPLGLASMLILPAAFLLSRSIMKRSQGKFLNMQNTLARLNGYVQERYTGFTVIKLYNNEEETVEGFREINDHMNRTGFQANFMSSLLSPLMELLVNLIYVVMVLLTGYSVLFSGMTLGNMQAFVQYIWLIYEPMGQITQLFPALQSATASMERIVNFLEETEESAEADKSVKLELETYSGHVRFEHLRFSYDKKAPLIKDFTLEAKPGQKIAIVGATGAGKTTIINLLMRFYDADAGDILIDGESVYDMRRGAERTLFGMVLQDAWLYHATIRDNIRFGRLDATDEEIVQAAKDANVHHFIKTMPGGYDMMINEEAENVSLGQKQLLTIARALLANPRILILDEATSSVDTRLEMLIQAAMKRAMQGRTSFVIAHRLSTIKDADLILVMEAGDIVEQGTHQELLARKGVYEKLYNSQFDKS, encoded by the coding sequence GTGAGGCAGACGACGTTTCACAAAGCCGGCAAGCTCATGCGCCTGTGCTTTGCTCCGTATAAGGCACAGTTCATCCTGCCTGTTGTATTCACGGTTGTCGGCAGTATTTTGGGTGGGCTCAACCCCTTCATCATCGGTCTGGGCATCACTGAGCTTGGGAAAAATGTAAAGGCCATGGCTGCAGGGGTGCCCGGCGCGGGTATCAACACGCCCTACATCCTGTTTGTGGTCCTTTTGCTGGGTGGCTCCGCCCTGCTGCGGCAGGGAATTACCTACCTTGCCAGTTATTTAATGGGCGGCGCCGTGCAGGGTGCGTTCAAGGACCTGCGTACCCACATCAACAATAAGATGAACCTGCTGCCCGTCTCATATTTTGATCGCCACCAGCAGGGTACCGTGCTGAATACTGTGACCAACGATGTGGACGCGGTGAGCAGCGCGGTGCTGCAGTCGGTTTTGCCCATGGTGTATTCCATCACCAGCATCATCATCACCTTTACTATGATGCTCTATATCTCGGCCCCGCTGGGACTGGCTTCTATGCTGATACTGCCCGCGGCCTTCCTGCTGTCCCGTTCTATCATGAAACGCTCTCAGGGAAAGTTCTTAAACATGCAGAACACGCTGGCACGGCTCAACGGCTATGTGCAGGAGCGGTATACCGGTTTCACGGTCATTAAGCTATACAACAACGAAGAAGAAACGGTGGAAGGGTTCCGGGAGATCAACGATCACATGAATCGCACGGGTTTCCAGGCGAATTTCATGTCCTCCCTGCTCTCACCTTTAATGGAACTGCTGGTGAACCTCATCTACGTGGTGATGGTGCTGCTCACCGGGTACTCGGTACTGTTTTCCGGCATGACGCTGGGCAACATGCAGGCCTTTGTGCAGTATATCTGGCTTATTTATGAGCCCATGGGTCAGATCACTCAGCTTTTTCCAGCTCTGCAGAGCGCCACGGCTTCTATGGAGCGCATCGTGAACTTTTTGGAGGAGACCGAGGAAAGCGCTGAGGCGGATAAATCCGTAAAGCTGGAGCTGGAAACATACAGTGGGCATGTGCGGTTTGAGCACTTGCGGTTTTCCTACGACAAGAAAGCTCCGCTTATCAAGGACTTTACCCTCGAGGCGAAACCTGGGCAGAAGATCGCCATCGTGGGGGCCACCGGCGCGGGCAAAACCACCATCATCAACCTGCTTATGCGCTTTTATGACGCCGACGCGGGCGATATTCTCATCGACGGAGAGAGCGTTTACGATATGCGCCGCGGTGCCGAACGAACCCTGTTCGGTATGGTTTTGCAGGATGCCTGGCTGTACCATGCCACCATCCGGGACAATATCCGCTTTGGCAGGCTGGATGCAACGGACGAGGAAATCGTGCAGGCGGCGAAGGACGCCAACGTGCACCACTTTATTAAGACCATGCCTGGCGGGTACGACATGATGATCAACGAGGAGGCCGAGAACGTTTCGCTGGGGCAAAAGCAGCTGCTTACCATTGCCCGGGCACTGCTGGCTAATCCCCGCATCCTTATCCTGGACGAGGCTACCAGCAGCGTGGATACCCGTCTTGAAATGCTGATCCAGGCGGCCATGAAACGGGCCATGCAGGGCCGCACCAGCTTTGTGATCGCCCACCGGCTTTCCACCATAAAAGATGCAGACCTTATCCTGGTGATGGAGGCTGGAGATATTGTGGAGCAGGGCACGCACCAGGAACTGCTGGCCAGAAAAGGCGTTTATGAAAAGTTGTACAACAGCCAGTTTGACAAAAGCTAG
- a CDS encoding ABC transporter ATP-binding protein/permease, giving the protein MKLIIKYTWRYKKYLLLSLLGVVGFVLIQMGMPTLLKYVINDSLMADNPTVLLPIMLLMLGITVVGIGGEICMSYANSRIASNVIRDIRSDMFVKTQSFSHAEFNQFSVSSLLTSTTSDAYQIMIFVQSMLRSALITPVMTISGFILIINTNPRMFWVVLGATPLLLLGVYIVSHNSMPYSRAQQLGLDKINLNMREGLSGLRVIRAFGNEGFQAKRFEAVNEEYCGVSKTVFRIMSIAQPGFYLLFNAMIVIILWTGSQAIGHGTLDVGTLNASIEYVFHILFSFLMMAVLFIMYPRASVSARRIQRVLESTPSVQENLESGVTEAMEKGTVRFENVTFSYSGSEEPVLKHISFTAKAGETVAFIGSTGSGKSTLIQLIPRMYDVTEGRILVDGVDVRDYNIHALRDRIGYIPQKAQLFTGTIADNLRLGKRDATREELEHAAEIAQAADFIAQKEGGFDAVLSESGSNLSGGQKQRLAIARAIVKQPEIYIFDDSFSALDYATDLRLRTRLREEITDATMLIVAQRIGTIRHADKIIVLNEGEMVAEGTHQELLNASGIYYDIAVSQLSEEELR; this is encoded by the coding sequence ATGAAACTGATTATAAAGTACACCTGGCGTTACAAGAAATACCTGCTGCTCAGTCTTCTTGGCGTCGTAGGTTTCGTGCTCATTCAGATGGGCATGCCCACCCTGCTCAAGTATGTAATCAACGACTCCCTCATGGCAGACAATCCCACTGTGTTGTTGCCTATCATGCTGCTGATGCTGGGCATTACCGTGGTGGGTATTGGGGGCGAGATCTGTATGTCCTATGCAAACAGCCGCATCGCCTCGAACGTCATCCGTGATATCCGCAGCGATATGTTTGTGAAGACGCAGAGCTTTTCACATGCCGAATTCAACCAGTTCAGCGTTTCTTCACTACTGACCAGCACCACCAGCGATGCCTATCAGATCATGATCTTCGTGCAGAGCATGCTGCGCAGTGCTTTGATCACCCCGGTGATGACAATCAGCGGCTTTATCCTCATTATCAATACCAATCCCCGAATGTTCTGGGTGGTGCTAGGGGCCACCCCTCTGCTGCTGTTGGGCGTGTACATCGTCAGCCATAATTCCATGCCGTATTCCCGTGCCCAGCAATTGGGACTGGATAAAATCAACCTGAATATGCGGGAGGGGCTCTCAGGCCTGCGGGTCATCCGTGCCTTTGGTAACGAGGGGTTCCAGGCGAAACGGTTCGAAGCTGTAAACGAAGAATACTGCGGGGTATCCAAGACGGTGTTCCGCATCATGTCCATCGCCCAGCCGGGTTTTTATCTGCTGTTCAACGCCATGATTGTCATCATTTTGTGGACAGGCAGCCAGGCCATCGGCCACGGTACGCTGGACGTGGGCACTTTGAACGCGTCCATTGAATATGTGTTTCACATCCTGTTTTCCTTTTTGATGATGGCAGTTCTTTTCATCATGTACCCCCGGGCTTCGGTGTCGGCGCGCCGTATCCAGCGGGTGTTGGAAAGCACTCCTAGCGTTCAGGAGAACCTGGAGAGCGGTGTGACCGAAGCCATGGAAAAGGGGACTGTCCGGTTCGAGAATGTCACCTTCTCCTACTCAGGATCTGAGGAGCCCGTACTGAAACATATCAGTTTCACAGCCAAGGCAGGAGAGACCGTTGCCTTCATTGGGAGCACCGGCAGCGGGAAGTCCACCCTGATCCAGCTCATCCCCCGTATGTACGACGTGACCGAGGGCCGCATCCTGGTGGATGGGGTGGATGTAAGGGACTACAACATTCATGCTCTGCGCGACCGCATCGGTTACATCCCGCAGAAAGCCCAGCTATTTACCGGCACGATCGCGGACAACCTGCGTCTGGGTAAGCGGGACGCCACACGGGAGGAACTAGAGCACGCTGCGGAAATTGCTCAGGCGGCGGATTTTATTGCCCAGAAGGAGGGCGGGTTTGATGCGGTGCTCTCCGAGAGCGGCAGCAACCTTTCCGGTGGGCAGAAACAGCGCCTAGCCATTGCCCGCGCCATTGTCAAGCAGCCGGAGATTTATATCTTTGACGATTCCTTCTCGGCGCTGGATTACGCTACTGACCTAAGGCTGCGCACTCGGCTGCGGGAGGAGATTACCGACGCGACCATGCTCATTGTGGCCCAGCGTATCGGCACCATCCGCCATGCGGATAAAATCATTGTGCTCAACGAGGGTGAGATGGTGGCTGAGGGCACCCACCAAGAGTTACTTAACGCCAGCGGCATCTACTACGATATTGCGGTTTCACAGCTTTCAGAGGAGGAACTGAGGTGA
- a CDS encoding hypothetical protein (Evidence 5 : No homology to any previously reported sequences) produces the protein MKPASVPLIIFRLDRSLIFLYNYCITLLVHMMRTDIALWARGPLGSITYLNSAITSGCMALFFTIFKVRGMS, from the coding sequence ATGAAACCAGCATCTGTACCCCTCATAATTTTTCGGCTTGACCGCAGCCTCATTTTCCTTTATAATTATTGCATTACTCTTTTGGTGCATATGATGCGGACGGACATTGCGCTTTGGGCGCGGGGGCCGCTTGGTTCAATAACCTATCTCAACAGTGCCATCACCTCAGGGTGTATGGCGCTGTTCTTTACTATATTTAAGGTTAGAGGTATGTCATGA
- a CDS encoding Response regulator receiver domain protein, which produces MLRVAIAEDEPRCAQETREYLDRFARENGAAVDSSVFPDGLELVEGYRPVWDILFLDIEMPHMDGLEAARRIRAVDPAVVIIFITNMARYAVKGYEVDALDFVLKPMTYAQFSMKMKKALVLLAGRERRYLLLPKDGTEQRVSTDDVLFVEVMNHRLYVHAREGDFVRSGSMLEMERQLSGLKFARCNNSYLINLRNVVGVRKDTVLVPGYELPISRPKRKEFLQALSDYLGGGFR; this is translated from the coding sequence ATGCTCCGTGTTGCCATTGCGGAGGATGAGCCGCGCTGTGCCCAGGAGACCCGGGAGTATCTGGACCGTTTCGCCAGGGAAAATGGGGCCGCCGTGGACTCCTCCGTCTTCCCCGATGGGCTGGAGCTGGTGGAGGGGTACCGCCCGGTGTGGGACATCCTCTTTCTTGACATTGAGATGCCCCATATGGACGGGCTGGAGGCTGCCCGGCGCATCCGGGCGGTGGACCCCGCCGTGGTCATCATCTTCATCACCAACATGGCCCGCTACGCCGTCAAGGGCTACGAGGTAGACGCGCTGGACTTCGTCCTCAAGCCCATGACTTACGCCCAGTTCTCCATGAAAATGAAAAAGGCGCTGGTCCTTCTTGCGGGCCGGGAACGGCGCTACCTGCTGCTGCCCAAAGACGGGACGGAGCAGCGTGTCTCCACTGACGACGTCCTCTTCGTAGAGGTGATGAACCACCGCCTCTACGTCCACGCCCGGGAGGGCGACTTCGTCCGCTCCGGCTCTATGCTGGAGATGGAGCGGCAGCTCTCGGGCCTCAAATTTGCCCGGTGCAACAACAGCTACCTGATCAATCTGCGCAACGTAGTCGGGGTGCGGAAGGACACGGTGCTGGTTCCCGGATACGAGCTACCCATCAGCAGGCCCAAGCGGAAGGAGTTTTTACAGGCCCTGTCCGACTATCTGGGAGGTGGATTCCGTTGA